The Vibrio sp. SNU_ST1 genome has a segment encoding these proteins:
- a CDS encoding DUF3261 domain-containing protein translates to MNKTIKIVLAVVFSFLLNACSMVYQPPSGASVSIDNDTDLALPLPAELGYSFTASQLISATWQDVTQQLPVQVEVTANKVVLAGFSSWGTRILSLQYQNQVIDTQVLSGLGATLPQPEQVLFNLMLTLWPTEAWAQPLQGIGWYLVDTENSRTVFDENQQPIIKIDYQAEPGTHKTTGNIVFKHLIQGYTITIQTLNSTIVDNPSKS, encoded by the coding sequence ATGAACAAGACAATCAAGATAGTGCTCGCTGTCGTATTTAGCTTCCTGCTCAATGCCTGTTCAATGGTTTATCAACCGCCGTCGGGCGCAAGTGTGTCTATCGACAATGACACCGATCTAGCCTTGCCGCTGCCAGCTGAACTGGGATACTCATTTACGGCGAGCCAGCTGATCAGCGCAACATGGCAAGATGTTACGCAGCAACTTCCTGTTCAAGTCGAAGTCACAGCAAATAAAGTAGTTTTGGCTGGTTTTTCTTCTTGGGGAACTCGTATCCTGTCGCTGCAATATCAAAATCAAGTGATTGATACGCAGGTTTTATCAGGGCTTGGCGCAACTTTACCTCAGCCTGAACAGGTATTATTTAATTTAATGTTGACCCTATGGCCGACTGAAGCATGGGCTCAACCTTTACAAGGCATCGGTTGGTACTTGGTCGATACAGAAAACAGCCGCACCGTATTTGATGAAAACCAACAGCCAATCATTAAAATTGATTACCAAGCAGAGCCCGGAACACACAAAACCACGGGCAATATTGTTTTCAAGCATTTGATTCAAGGCTACACCATCACTATACAAACGTTGAACTCAACGATTGTCGATAACCCAAGTAAGAGCTAA
- a CDS encoding beta-ketoacyl synthase chain length factor, with protein MSNQSQLMSFNIEKWSANSPGLYSVAEWQTWSTNLDWPQDGLTEFKAIPPMMRRRMSMQSKLAVQTALTLLKDTSIDYLVFASRHGELHRTATLIQSILEGDDASPMAFSQSVHNTAAGLTTIAKKAPIPLTSIAAGQDSFHNALIEAYLYLHQYPSHRVLVIDFDQPLPEVYREYENQHYADYALGLVLTAGNDYSVSRAVTSDSSVAELPQGLQTLKHILWGTQHWTIAGKHQNWSWVNTAKSGAQ; from the coding sequence ATGTCAAATCAATCACAATTAATGTCGTTTAATATTGAGAAATGGTCAGCAAATTCACCAGGCCTCTATTCCGTTGCCGAATGGCAAACATGGAGCACTAATTTAGATTGGCCACAAGATGGCTTAACTGAATTTAAAGCGATCCCTCCGATGATGCGCCGTCGTATGAGCATGCAAAGCAAACTTGCCGTCCAAACTGCATTAACCCTATTAAAAGATACCTCGATTGATTATCTGGTTTTTGCCAGTCGACATGGTGAATTACACCGAACCGCTACTTTGATTCAATCAATATTAGAAGGTGACGATGCCTCTCCAATGGCATTTTCCCAATCAGTACACAATACAGCTGCGGGTCTAACAACCATTGCCAAAAAAGCGCCAATTCCACTGACCTCTATCGCTGCAGGGCAAGATTCCTTTCACAACGCCCTGATTGAAGCTTATCTTTACCTACATCAGTATCCGTCACATCGTGTACTCGTCATTGACTTCGACCAACCTCTGCCTGAAGTATACCGAGAGTACGAAAATCAACACTATGCTGACTACGCTCTAGGTTTAGTGCTTACTGCTGGTAATGACTATTCCGTTTCAAGAGCAGTAACCAGTGATAGCTCAGTGGCAGAATTACCACAAGGTCTACAAACGCTAAAACATATCCTATGGGGTACACAGCATTGGACTATTGCAGGTAAGCACCAAAATTGGTCGTGGGTCAATACCGCTAAGTCAGGAGCGCAATAA
- a CDS encoding 1-acyl-sn-glycerol-3-phosphate acyltransferase, with translation MSKVDQYWRVFATGLCFTIFGLGGLILSFLILPSIALTTRNIIKRELKAQQLIRLSFNAFCQIMKFTGAIDYRIDGAELLREDRNCIIVANHPSLIDYVLIASQLPQCDCLVKAAIWENPFMKRIVKAAGYIPNQAPDDLLERCEERFSRGNVLLVFPEGTRTTPEIEPSLQRGAAQIATRTQTDLRVIHITVSPTFLTKEKKWYQVPAMKPFFHIAVKGKIDVAPFIDNSSNLTSAARRLNHHLAQTIFPSEENI, from the coding sequence ATGAGCAAAGTAGACCAATATTGGCGTGTGTTCGCGACGGGGCTCTGCTTTACTATCTTTGGTTTGGGAGGCTTAATATTGAGCTTCTTAATCTTACCTTCAATCGCGCTAACGACTCGCAATATCATAAAAAGAGAACTCAAAGCACAGCAATTGATCCGTTTATCATTCAATGCCTTCTGCCAAATAATGAAGTTCACGGGCGCGATTGATTACCGAATTGATGGCGCCGAGCTGCTACGCGAAGATCGCAACTGCATCATTGTCGCCAATCATCCTAGCTTGATTGACTATGTACTGATTGCCTCTCAACTTCCTCAATGTGATTGTCTCGTTAAAGCGGCAATATGGGAAAACCCCTTTATGAAGAGGATTGTCAAAGCGGCGGGATACATCCCCAATCAAGCCCCTGACGATCTTTTAGAACGTTGTGAAGAACGCTTTTCACGTGGCAATGTATTGTTAGTTTTTCCCGAAGGAACTCGCACAACTCCAGAAATTGAACCATCCTTACAACGTGGTGCGGCACAAATTGCCACTCGAACACAAACCGATTTACGCGTGATTCACATTACGGTTTCTCCGACATTCTTAACAAAAGAGAAAAAATGGTATCAAGTTCCTGCCATGAAACCCTTTTTTCATATCGCTGTGAAAGGTAAAATAGACGTCGCACCCTTTATTGATAATTCAAGTAACTTAACTTCGGCAGCAAGGCGCCTCAATCACCACCTTGCACAGACTATTTTTCCTTCCGAAGAAAATATTTAG
- a CDS encoding AMP-binding protein yields the protein MTQTVSYISLSKLLCQNRDPESIVCFSDNSEITWQTFNLDLSQLVQLLSSPSFQRVAICTQDSYLFSVAFLACAVSNKHIILPGNYQPCALAELSEYFDCLLVDDAIGKVGGSEVCNIQAVLDSKRSNTETSTLLVNDLAATERATIDLAATQLTLFTSGSSGTPKAIHKTLEHLDIETAQLNKNWGDLLMGNRVHSTVSHQHIYGLLFRILWPLCSGVPFARNNLEYPEQLLSHANKNSVLISSPALLKRLKHETKSTQLAGVFSSGGPLPAESAHQALNLLGDLPIEVFGSTETGGIAFRQQQTAQTPWQLFDCIEASLNSESCIKLLSPYIDKNNWYQTADECEMVSDNQFILKGRTDRVIKIEEKRVSLVEVEKRLEQLPWIGECVVIPFEEPGRLILASVLVLSDEGQASLATMSKGKFWLMLRSELRKWLEPIAIPRKYRVVDEIPLNSQGKRLISHIEQLVKS from the coding sequence ATGACCCAAACCGTATCTTACATCTCGTTGTCTAAACTTCTCTGTCAAAACCGAGATCCTGAATCTATAGTCTGTTTTTCCGACAATAGCGAGATTACATGGCAAACATTTAACCTTGATTTATCTCAACTCGTACAACTTTTATCTTCACCCTCTTTTCAACGAGTCGCGATTTGTACCCAAGACAGCTACCTATTTTCGGTGGCCTTTTTAGCGTGCGCAGTCAGCAACAAACACATCATCTTACCGGGCAACTATCAACCTTGTGCGCTTGCCGAACTGAGTGAGTATTTTGATTGCCTGTTAGTCGATGATGCGATTGGTAAAGTAGGAGGGAGTGAGGTTTGTAACATTCAAGCCGTCTTGGATTCCAAACGCTCAAACACCGAAACATCAACGCTTTTAGTGAATGACCTAGCTGCGACTGAACGGGCTACAATTGATTTGGCAGCAACCCAATTAACCCTGTTTACCTCAGGCTCAAGCGGTACACCAAAGGCAATCCACAAGACATTAGAACACCTAGATATTGAGACGGCTCAGTTAAATAAAAACTGGGGCGACTTACTAATGGGGAACCGAGTCCACAGTACAGTCTCGCACCAACACATCTATGGTTTATTATTTCGAATCTTATGGCCGCTTTGTTCTGGTGTTCCATTTGCTCGAAACAACCTCGAGTACCCTGAACAGCTCCTTTCTCATGCAAACAAAAACAGCGTGCTGATCAGCAGCCCAGCGCTACTCAAACGATTAAAACACGAGACAAAGTCTACGCAATTAGCAGGTGTGTTCTCTTCTGGTGGCCCGCTGCCAGCTGAATCTGCTCACCAAGCTCTTAATCTGTTAGGGGATTTACCTATCGAGGTTTTTGGCAGCACAGAGACCGGTGGCATCGCATTTCGCCAACAACAAACCGCTCAAACACCTTGGCAGCTTTTCGACTGCATTGAGGCTAGTCTTAACAGTGAGAGTTGTATTAAGTTATTGTCGCCGTACATCGACAAAAACAATTGGTATCAAACCGCCGATGAGTGCGAAATGGTCTCGGATAATCAATTTATACTGAAAGGTCGTACCGACCGAGTGATCAAAATAGAAGAAAAACGAGTCTCACTGGTTGAAGTAGAGAAGCGACTAGAGCAACTTCCTTGGATCGGTGAATGCGTGGTAATACCATTTGAAGAACCTGGACGCTTAATTTTGGCATCAGTTTTAGTATTATCTGATGAAGGTCAAGCTAGCCTCGCCACCATGAGTAAAGGCAAATTCTGGTTGATGCTGCGTTCAGAGTTGAGAAAGTGGTTGGAGCCGATCGCGATCCCGAGAAAGTATCGTGTTGTTGATGAGATCCCCCTCAACAGCCAAGGTAAGCGGTTAATTTCTCACATAGAGCAACTCGTAAAATCATAG
- a CDS encoding acyl carrier protein encodes MTQANQQEVFNQVKDALIELFELDAEDITPEAHLYLDLDLDSIDAVDLVVHLQNVTGKKIKPEEFKAVRTVNDVVESVIELLKDA; translated from the coding sequence ATGACACAAGCTAACCAACAAGAAGTATTCAACCAAGTTAAAGATGCGCTTATCGAGCTGTTCGAGCTTGATGCTGAAGACATTACTCCTGAAGCACACCTTTATCTCGACCTAGACCTAGACAGCATTGATGCCGTTGATTTGGTCGTTCACTTACAGAACGTAACGGGTAAGAAGATCAAGCCTGAAGAGTTCAAAGCAGTGCGCACCGTTAATGACGTTGTAGAATCTGTAATTGAACTATTGAAGGACGCATAA
- the hutH gene encoding histidine ammonia-lyase, with product MTKKNPNSITFGAERLTIEDVVAISQGAQASMNSSDEFTSKIDRGVAFLERLLKEEGVIYGVTTGYGDSCTVAIPPNLVDELPLHLTRFHGCGLGEILSHEQARAVLATRLCSLSQGVSGVTHDLLNQIVTLINQDISPRIPQEGSVGASGDLTPLSYLAAALIGERDVIYKGEVRPTSDVYKELGINPIKLKPKEGLALMNGTSVMTALACIAYKRAEYLAQLSTKITAMVSVGMHGNDFHFDEALFAVKPHPGQQQVAAWLRDDLQADRPPRNSDRLQDRYSLRCAPHVIGVVQDSLPWLRQMIENELNSANDNPIIDGDNERVLHGGHFYGGHIAMAMDTLKTAVANLADLLDRQMAQLMDYKFNNGLPFNLTGAEGERKPINHGFKAVQIGVSAWTAEALKHTMPASVFSRSTECHNQDKVSMGTIAARDCLRVLELTEQVAAASLLAGTQALELRKRHNELDEHHMSENLKHIRDEVLKEFEFIVEDRPLEGDLRHFIDRIQSQHWSLYS from the coding sequence ATGACGAAAAAAAATCCAAATAGCATCACCTTTGGTGCCGAACGCCTCACGATTGAAGATGTTGTCGCTATCTCACAGGGCGCACAAGCCTCGATGAACTCAAGCGATGAGTTCACATCGAAGATCGACCGTGGTGTCGCTTTTTTAGAACGTCTATTGAAAGAAGAAGGCGTGATCTATGGCGTGACAACTGGCTACGGCGATTCATGCACCGTTGCGATTCCACCAAACCTTGTTGATGAACTGCCTCTACACCTCACGCGCTTTCACGGCTGTGGTTTAGGCGAAATACTGTCTCATGAACAAGCTCGTGCCGTATTAGCGACGCGTCTCTGTTCATTGTCGCAAGGAGTATCTGGTGTGACTCACGATCTACTCAACCAGATCGTCACTCTGATTAACCAAGATATTTCGCCACGTATTCCTCAAGAAGGATCGGTTGGTGCCAGTGGCGACCTAACACCTCTTTCTTATTTGGCCGCAGCACTGATTGGTGAGCGTGATGTTATCTACAAAGGTGAAGTTCGCCCAACCAGTGATGTCTACAAAGAGCTAGGTATTAACCCTATCAAGCTCAAGCCAAAAGAAGGCTTGGCCTTAATGAATGGTACTTCTGTAATGACTGCGCTAGCTTGTATCGCCTACAAACGTGCGGAATACCTAGCTCAGCTATCAACAAAAATTACGGCAATGGTGTCTGTAGGTATGCATGGTAACGACTTCCACTTCGATGAAGCGCTATTTGCTGTTAAACCACACCCAGGCCAGCAGCAAGTTGCGGCATGGCTGCGTGATGACCTGCAAGCCGATCGCCCACCACGCAACAGTGATCGCCTACAAGATCGTTACTCACTGCGTTGTGCTCCTCATGTTATCGGTGTGGTTCAAGACTCTCTGCCTTGGCTTCGCCAAATGATCGAGAACGAGCTAAACAGCGCTAACGATAACCCAATTATCGATGGCGACAATGAGCGCGTACTACACGGCGGGCACTTTTACGGTGGCCATATTGCAATGGCGATGGATACCCTGAAAACGGCAGTAGCGAACCTAGCTGACCTGCTTGATCGTCAAATGGCGCAGTTGATGGACTACAAGTTCAATAACGGCCTGCCATTCAACCTAACGGGCGCTGAAGGCGAGCGTAAGCCAATCAATCACGGTTTCAAAGCGGTACAAATCGGCGTGTCAGCTTGGACAGCAGAAGCATTGAAACACACGATGCCTGCAAGCGTATTCTCTCGCTCAACTGAGTGTCACAACCAAGACAAAGTCAGCATGGGTACCATTGCAGCTCGCGACTGTTTACGTGTTCTTGAACTGACAGAGCAAGTTGCCGCTGCATCACTTCTGGCTGGCACACAAGCACTGGAGCTTCGTAAACGCCACAATGAGCTTGATGAACATCACATGAGTGAAAACCTAAAGCACATTCGCGACGAAGTACTGAAAGAGTTTGAATTTATCGTAGAAGATCGACCACTTGAAGGCGACCTTCGCCACTTCATTGATCGTATTCAAAGTCAGCACTGGTCACTTTACTCATAG
- a CDS encoding MMPL family transporter — MPKRNNSNSSLALAWLVVVVLFSGLLIKQFAFSSSVPIESNIMKLLPENQQDPMVEQAFQQISSSMSEQVVFILSGSDSKNTMAATKAFENSLNQRSFSGEPTLFKRVQGKINASTQSQWSDFYFRHRAQLLTEQQKDTLTHTPESRAQYVIQSLYNPFSGVTAAELSLDPFLLFRDYISAVSVQSSNFALKEGYLTAQSNEQSYTLVTATLAGSPYSLAIQEQLPALDTLEREIEKQFGVKVQHTGVVFYANYGTESAKSEISTIGLGSLAGVILLVWLTFRSALPLALSLLSISTGLLVALASTVAIFGKIHLFSLVFGTSLIGVSIDYSFHYLTDRLAAGSQWQSDKGLKHILVAITLGLITSLIGYLGLLVAPFPGLQQLALFSSIGLIAAYASVVCWYPVLAFKPSQQRELPLANLWHAWLNLWNKPKFKVGLPLGVIIVSLASISQVRYDDDIRQLQAMPDQLKQQEQAITKISGLGSGQNMLLVTAKSNQKLLTKLAEITTSLDSLVDSQGISGYRSINQHLLSKQEQHDNYQLVKQLYSQQSHILQSTLGWPTFPELPKFEAITVSGFLKSPVSEPVRPLWLKPIDGQAASVILIKDVTNSELFSQWLESSFAQQQDVKYLNKADEISTLFAEYRVKITELLLIALAAIGMVLGWRYGVKQSLLMLLPSLIAGVAGLAVTGILGSTLNLFNLLGLILILGIGIDYTLFFAEQKKSLSTLLAITLSGLTTLLSFGLLSLSQTHAIHSFGVTVLTGIFVAWLLSPLAINNEQATEKNKPREVFR, encoded by the coding sequence ATGCCGAAGCGCAACAATTCCAACTCTAGCCTTGCCCTTGCCTGGCTGGTTGTCGTGGTGCTATTTAGCGGACTATTGATTAAACAGTTCGCTTTTTCTTCTTCAGTGCCTATCGAAAGCAACATCATGAAATTGCTTCCTGAAAACCAGCAAGATCCCATGGTAGAGCAAGCATTTCAGCAGATATCCAGCTCAATGAGTGAACAAGTGGTGTTTATCTTAAGTGGTTCTGATAGCAAGAACACTATGGCGGCAACCAAAGCCTTTGAGAATTCGCTCAACCAAAGATCCTTTTCAGGAGAGCCGACACTTTTCAAACGCGTTCAAGGGAAGATCAACGCTAGCACACAAAGCCAATGGAGTGACTTCTATTTTCGTCATCGTGCTCAACTGCTAACAGAGCAACAAAAGGACACACTAACCCATACCCCAGAGTCTCGCGCTCAGTATGTGATTCAGTCGCTGTACAACCCGTTTTCAGGCGTCACGGCTGCAGAGCTATCTCTCGACCCATTCTTGTTATTTCGCGACTACATCAGTGCTGTTAGCGTTCAATCAAGTAACTTTGCTCTGAAAGAGGGATACCTCACCGCTCAATCTAATGAGCAATCCTATACTTTGGTCACGGCTACGCTGGCAGGGTCGCCTTATAGCTTGGCGATTCAAGAGCAACTTCCGGCTCTTGATACACTAGAACGTGAGATTGAGAAACAGTTTGGCGTCAAGGTGCAGCATACCGGTGTTGTGTTCTACGCCAATTACGGTACCGAAAGCGCGAAATCAGAAATCAGTACCATTGGCTTGGGCTCATTGGCTGGTGTGATTTTATTGGTGTGGCTGACGTTTCGTAGTGCGCTACCGCTTGCCTTATCTTTACTCTCTATCAGCACAGGATTACTAGTCGCACTCGCAAGCACCGTTGCTATCTTCGGTAAAATTCACCTGTTCAGCTTGGTATTCGGCACGAGTTTGATTGGCGTATCCATTGATTACTCTTTTCATTACCTAACCGATCGTTTGGCTGCAGGCAGTCAATGGCAAAGTGACAAAGGGCTGAAGCATATTCTGGTTGCGATCACCTTGGGTCTTATCACTAGCTTGATCGGCTACCTAGGTCTATTGGTTGCACCTTTCCCAGGTCTACAGCAACTTGCTTTGTTTTCGTCGATTGGGCTTATTGCAGCTTATGCCAGTGTGGTGTGTTGGTATCCAGTATTGGCCTTCAAGCCGAGCCAACAACGCGAACTTCCGTTAGCGAATCTATGGCATGCGTGGCTAAATTTGTGGAACAAACCTAAATTCAAAGTTGGCTTACCGCTCGGAGTCATAATCGTGAGTTTGGCATCAATCAGCCAGGTTCGTTACGACGATGATATTCGACAACTTCAGGCAATGCCTGATCAACTCAAACAACAAGAGCAAGCCATTACTAAGATCTCAGGGTTAGGCAGTGGTCAGAACATGCTGCTAGTGACAGCCAAGAGCAACCAAAAGCTACTCACAAAATTGGCAGAAATCACCACAAGTTTAGATTCTTTGGTCGATAGTCAAGGTATCTCCGGATATCGCAGCATCAATCAGCACTTGTTAAGTAAACAAGAACAACATGATAACTATCAATTGGTTAAACAACTTTATAGCCAACAAAGCCATATTTTACAAAGTACTCTTGGCTGGCCTACTTTTCCAGAGTTGCCGAAGTTCGAGGCAATTACAGTATCTGGTTTTTTGAAGTCCCCCGTATCAGAGCCTGTTCGACCACTTTGGTTAAAACCTATAGACGGACAAGCCGCGTCGGTCATTTTGATTAAAGACGTCACAAACTCAGAACTGTTCTCTCAATGGCTCGAATCAAGCTTTGCTCAACAACAAGATGTCAAATATCTCAATAAAGCAGACGAAATCTCCACTCTCTTTGCAGAATACAGAGTCAAAATTACCGAGCTACTATTGATAGCATTGGCCGCTATCGGGATGGTTTTAGGTTGGCGCTACGGCGTGAAGCAAAGCCTGTTAATGCTGTTGCCATCGTTGATTGCCGGAGTGGCAGGGTTAGCGGTCACTGGTATTTTAGGCTCTACGCTGAACCTGTTTAATTTACTTGGACTGATTCTGATTTTAGGGATTGGTATCGACTATACCCTGTTCTTTGCTGAGCAGAAGAAATCGCTGAGCACCTTGTTAGCGATTACTCTATCTGGTCTTACAACGTTGCTTTCATTTGGTTTACTGTCGCTGAGTCAGACTCATGCCATTCATAGCTTCGGTGTTACTGTTCTGACAGGGATCTTTGTTGCATGGCTGCTTTCTCCACTCGCAATCAACAACGAACAAGCCACAGAAAAGAACAAACCTCGCGAGGTATTTAGATGA
- a CDS encoding phosphopantetheine-binding protein, whose product METLHNELKQLIIDALNLEDMSIDEIETEAPLFGDGLGLDSIDALELGLAIKKKYNIVIDADDSNTRQHFASVENLANYISSKTNN is encoded by the coding sequence GTGGAAACATTACACAACGAACTGAAACAACTGATCATCGACGCACTGAACCTTGAAGATATGAGTATTGATGAAATTGAAACGGAAGCGCCACTGTTTGGTGATGGACTTGGATTAGATTCTATCGATGCCCTTGAGCTTGGCCTTGCTATCAAGAAAAAATACAACATTGTTATCGATGCCGACGATTCAAACACTCGTCAGCATTTTGCATCCGTTGAAAACCTAGCTAACTACATCTCATCTAAAACGAACAACTAG
- a CDS encoding 3-hydroxyacyl-ACP dehydratase has protein sequence MQKRKPNVIAVDTIEKESTLTLHVTGDITDFKGHFKSFPILPGVTQIDWALHYAVQELNVPGYFKGMEVIKFQEPILPDSTIQLSLKWETDKGKLSFSYTSNNGEQTHSSGKMKLGEKSE, from the coding sequence ATGCAAAAGAGAAAACCAAACGTCATTGCTGTTGACACTATAGAGAAAGAATCGACTCTGACACTCCATGTTACCGGAGATATCACCGATTTTAAGGGGCACTTCAAGAGCTTCCCTATTCTTCCGGGTGTGACACAAATTGATTGGGCACTTCACTATGCTGTCCAAGAGCTGAACGTTCCTGGTTACTTTAAAGGCATGGAGGTCATCAAATTCCAAGAGCCTATCCTGCCAGACTCTACCATTCAGTTATCACTTAAGTGGGAAACCGACAAAGGTAAGTTGAGCTTCAGTTACACCTCGAATAACGGTGAACAGACCCACTCTTCAGGAAAAATGAAGCTGGGAGAGAAAAGTGAATAG
- a CDS encoding septation protein IspZ, translating to MRPLLTLLSAIILFTYPIAVYFGLNKFGLQTVGIVLAAIFAVRIFTGGQAKIKELKHLAWISGSAGIALLALGLTFKQHGWLTYYPVIVNVCMLVVFASSLWQPQTIIERLARLQEPELPQSGVDYTRKVTKVWCLFFVINGSIALYTCFQSLEIWTLYNGLLSYLFAGVLFAGEWVVRQRIRQS from the coding sequence ATGCGTCCTCTGCTGACTTTATTGTCGGCAATCATACTTTTCACTTATCCAATTGCGGTTTACTTTGGACTCAACAAGTTTGGCCTACAAACCGTTGGTATCGTCTTAGCCGCGATCTTTGCTGTCCGCATTTTTACCGGCGGTCAGGCTAAAATCAAAGAGCTAAAACACCTAGCTTGGATCAGTGGAAGTGCCGGAATTGCTCTGCTGGCATTAGGGTTAACCTTCAAACAGCATGGCTGGCTAACTTATTATCCCGTCATCGTTAACGTTTGTATGCTTGTTGTGTTCGCGTCAAGCCTATGGCAACCCCAAACGATTATCGAGCGGCTTGCTCGACTCCAAGAGCCAGAACTTCCGCAAAGTGGCGTTGATTACACACGAAAAGTCACCAAAGTTTGGTGCCTGTTCTTCGTTATCAATGGTTCCATCGCTCTTTATACCTGCTTCCAATCTCTTGAAATATGGACCCTATACAATGGCTTACTCAGCTATTTGTTTGCCGGGGTACTCTTTGCAGGAGAGTGGGTGGTAAGACAGCGCATTCGTCAGAGTTAA
- a CDS encoding thioesterase family protein encodes MSKILHPLQSEVTLITSFQDADPMGVIYHGNYFRFFEEVRCIMMDKIEYNYHEMKDSGYMWPIIDTRVKYIKAIPFNHQIKVSAKLTEWENRLRVDYEIHDANTGARMTRAHTMQVAVTIDEQEMCFASPKVFTDKIEHWHQFGCLPQSAKHRLANQQSTELQPDPQVSNTRQQVKHEPV; translated from the coding sequence ATGTCTAAAATCCTTCATCCATTACAATCTGAGGTGACACTTATCACCTCATTCCAAGATGCCGACCCTATGGGGGTGATCTATCACGGCAACTACTTCCGATTCTTTGAAGAAGTAAGATGTATCATGATGGATAAGATTGAGTATAACTACCATGAGATGAAGGATTCGGGCTACATGTGGCCGATCATCGATACACGCGTGAAATACATTAAGGCGATACCTTTCAATCACCAGATCAAAGTATCGGCTAAGTTAACCGAGTGGGAAAACCGTCTGCGCGTTGACTACGAGATTCACGATGCCAACACAGGTGCTCGTATGACACGCGCTCACACTATGCAGGTTGCGGTAACCATCGATGAACAAGAGATGTGCTTCGCTTCGCCAAAAGTATTTACCGATAAAATCGAACACTGGCACCAGTTTGGTTGCTTACCGCAATCTGCTAAGCATCGACTAGCTAACCAGCAATCAACCGAGCTACAACCCGACCCTCAAGTATCGAACACACGGCAGCAGGTGAAACATGAGCCTGTTTAA
- a CDS encoding outer membrane lipoprotein carrier protein LolA encodes MSLFKHGHKKISIALLGLASVMVSSFVVANESTATVGSISELQTVLSENSIVRGEFTQTRNMEMFAQPLTSQGTFLLDKSNGLLWTQATPFPVSLVLTDNKLSQRFADQPAKIITDQENPMAFYFSHIFLSVFHGDTQKLQEQFSLSFEPTTKQNSDKSIKNTSWTLTLTPKSAPMNAVFEAISLQGQNDIERIELKEIRGDSTVIEFSQLSHLPEVLSDAEAQQFQL; translated from the coding sequence ATGAGCCTGTTTAAACACGGACATAAGAAAATCAGCATCGCCCTACTGGGACTTGCCTCTGTGATGGTAAGTAGCTTTGTTGTTGCTAATGAAAGTACAGCTACTGTTGGCTCTATTTCAGAGCTGCAAACCGTGTTAAGCGAAAATAGCATTGTGCGTGGTGAGTTCACTCAAACGCGCAACATGGAAATGTTCGCCCAACCTTTAACATCACAAGGTACTTTCCTGTTAGACAAATCAAATGGTTTGCTTTGGACACAAGCGACACCTTTCCCTGTGAGCTTGGTGCTCACCGATAACAAGCTGAGCCAAAGGTTTGCCGATCAACCCGCTAAAATAATTACCGACCAAGAAAATCCGATGGCGTTTTATTTCAGCCATATTTTTCTTTCAGTGTTCCACGGTGATACGCAAAAACTCCAAGAACAATTTTCACTGTCATTTGAGCCAACAACGAAGCAAAACTCAGACAAAAGTATAAAGAACACATCTTGGACACTGACCCTAACGCCAAAAAGTGCACCAATGAATGCGGTGTTTGAAGCGATCTCTCTGCAAGGACAAAATGATATTGAGCGTATTGAGCTAAAAGAAATTCGTGGAGACAGCACGGTGATCGAATTTAGCCAGTTAAGCCATTTACCGGAAGTACTATCTGATGCCGAAGCGCAACAATTCCAACTCTAG